The Streptomyces kanamyceticus genome window below encodes:
- the fabI gene encoding enoyl-ACP reductase FabI: MSGILDGKRILITGVLMESSIAFHAAKVAQEQGAEVILTAFPRPTLTERIAKKLPKPAKVIELDVTNQEHLDRLAGVVKEELGGLDGVVHSIGFAPQGAFNFLEATFDDVSTAMHVSAYSLKSLTMACRPLFEDGASVVGLTFDAQYAWPKYDWMGPAKAALEATSRYLARDLGKEDIRCNLISAGPIGSMAAKSIPGFADLADIWNSRSPLEWNMADPEPAGRGIVALLSDFFPKTTGEIIHVDGGVHMMGA; the protein is encoded by the coding sequence ATGAGCGGAATTCTCGACGGCAAGCGCATCCTGATCACCGGTGTGCTGATGGAGTCCTCCATCGCCTTCCACGCGGCCAAGGTCGCCCAGGAGCAGGGCGCGGAGGTCATCCTGACCGCCTTCCCGCGGCCCACCCTCACCGAGCGCATCGCCAAGAAGCTCCCCAAGCCCGCCAAGGTCATCGAGCTCGACGTGACCAACCAGGAGCACCTCGACCGCCTCGCGGGCGTCGTCAAGGAGGAGCTCGGCGGCCTCGACGGCGTCGTGCACTCCATCGGCTTCGCGCCGCAGGGCGCCTTCAACTTCCTGGAGGCGACCTTCGACGACGTCTCCACGGCGATGCACGTCTCGGCGTACTCCCTGAAGTCGCTCACCATGGCCTGCCGCCCGCTGTTCGAGGACGGCGCCTCGGTCGTCGGCCTCACCTTCGACGCGCAGTACGCCTGGCCCAAGTACGACTGGATGGGCCCGGCCAAGGCCGCCCTGGAGGCCACCAGCCGTTACCTCGCCCGTGACCTGGGCAAGGAGGACATCCGCTGCAACCTGATCTCCGCGGGTCCGATCGGCTCCATGGCGGCCAAGTCCATCCCGGGCTTCGCCGACCTCGCGGACATCTGGAACTCCCGCTCCCCGCTGGAGTGGAACATGGCGGACCCGGAGCCCGCGGGCCGCGGCATCGTCGCGCTGCTCTCGGACTTCTTCCCGAAGACCACCGGCGAGATCATCCACGTCGACGGCGGCGTCCACATGATGGGTGCCTGA
- a CDS encoding FadR/GntR family transcriptional regulator: MPLTTPRRSALSEQVISELRNQISSGEWPVGSRIPTEPELVEQLGVARNTVREAVRALAHNGLLDIRQGSGTYVVATSELAGVMQRRFADAEPRHIAELRSTLESSAAKLAAQRRTERDLKQLDALLARREEVWASGDTEAFVTADATFHMAVVAASHNDVLTALYADLGEVLRDWLRVDIGTELTPETHMDHTRLVEAIRAQDAEAAETEAAGYPFMCRPVTR; this comes from the coding sequence ATGCCGCTGACCACCCCTCGCCGTTCGGCACTCTCCGAACAGGTCATCTCCGAGCTGCGCAACCAGATCTCGTCGGGCGAATGGCCGGTCGGCTCCCGCATCCCCACCGAACCCGAGCTCGTCGAGCAGCTGGGAGTGGCGAGGAACACGGTCAGGGAGGCCGTGCGCGCCCTGGCGCACAACGGTCTGCTCGACATCCGGCAGGGCTCGGGCACCTACGTCGTGGCGACCAGCGAGCTGGCGGGCGTCATGCAGCGCAGGTTCGCCGACGCCGAACCGCGGCACATCGCCGAGCTGCGCAGCACCCTGGAGTCGAGCGCGGCGAAGCTGGCGGCCCAGCGCCGCACGGAGCGCGACCTCAAGCAGCTCGACGCCCTCCTCGCCCGCCGCGAGGAGGTCTGGGCATCGGGCGACACGGAGGCCTTCGTGACGGCCGACGCGACGTTCCACATGGCCGTGGTGGCCGCCTCGCACAACGACGTGCTGACGGCGCTCTACGCGGACCTGGGCGAGGTCCTGCGCGACTGGCTGCGCGTTGACATCGGCACGGAGCTGACCCCCGAGACGCACATGGACCACACCCGGCTCGTCGAGGCGATCCGCGCGCAGGACGCGGAGGCGGCGGAGACCGAGGCGGCGGGCTACCCGTTCATGTGCCGCCCGGTCACCCGCTGA
- a CDS encoding CynX/NimT family MFS transporter — MASEETETMTPTETPPIRTGAAEKQAPTRAWGTRLVIVGIVLAAMNLRPAITSLGALLEEVRDGLGMSGTLAGLLTSVPPLCFAFFGVMAPRLARRFGPSAVVCVGMAAIATGLVIRPFIGGTAGFLAATALALMGIAVSNVLMPVIVKRWFPDRVGSMTGLYSMALALGTSLAAAVTVPMTDALGGRWQSGLAVWAVLAVVAVVPWIPLVRARGAATEATSEHVSKTVQREDAELRITHSRTAWALAVFFGLQATAAYITMGWMPQIFRDAGVPAGQAGVLLAVTMAMGVPLAFVIPRVATRLPNQGPVVVALGVCGLAGYTGLYLAPAGGAWAWALLLGISNCAFPLALTMVGMRAKSSVGVAKLSAFAQSTGYLISIPGPLLIGVLYQHSGGWGLPIALMAGLMVPQIIIGTLAGRNRTVEDEVAARAAAA; from the coding sequence ATGGCTAGTGAGGAAACCGAGACGATGACACCGACAGAGACACCCCCCATACGAACCGGCGCCGCGGAGAAACAGGCCCCCACGCGCGCGTGGGGAACGCGGCTCGTCATCGTCGGCATCGTCCTCGCCGCCATGAACCTCCGCCCCGCGATCACCAGCCTTGGCGCCCTCCTCGAAGAGGTGCGCGACGGCCTCGGCATGAGCGGCACCCTCGCGGGCCTGCTCACCTCCGTGCCGCCGCTCTGCTTCGCGTTCTTCGGCGTGATGGCCCCCAGGCTCGCCCGGCGCTTCGGACCGAGCGCGGTGGTCTGCGTCGGCATGGCGGCCATCGCGACCGGCCTGGTGATCAGGCCCTTCATCGGCGGCACCGCGGGCTTCCTCGCCGCCACCGCACTCGCCCTCATGGGCATCGCGGTCAGCAACGTCCTGATGCCGGTCATCGTCAAGCGCTGGTTCCCCGACCGGGTCGGCTCGATGACCGGCCTGTACTCGATGGCGCTCGCGCTCGGCACCTCCCTCGCGGCGGCCGTCACCGTGCCCATGACCGACGCCCTCGGCGGTCGCTGGCAGTCCGGGCTCGCCGTCTGGGCGGTTCTCGCCGTCGTCGCCGTCGTGCCGTGGATCCCGCTCGTCCGCGCCCGGGGCGCCGCCACCGAGGCCACTTCGGAGCACGTCAGCAAGACCGTTCAGCGCGAGGACGCCGAGCTGCGCATCACCCACAGCCGTACGGCCTGGGCGCTGGCCGTCTTCTTCGGGCTCCAGGCCACCGCCGCGTACATCACGATGGGCTGGATGCCGCAGATCTTCCGCGACGCGGGCGTGCCCGCGGGCCAGGCGGGCGTGCTGCTCGCCGTCACCATGGCGATGGGCGTCCCGCTGGCCTTCGTCATCCCCCGGGTCGCCACGCGCCTGCCCAACCAGGGCCCGGTCGTGGTCGCCCTCGGCGTGTGCGGCCTCGCCGGATACACGGGGCTCTACCTCGCGCCGGCGGGCGGCGCCTGGGCCTGGGCGCTGCTGCTCGGCATCTCCAACTGTGCCTTCCCGCTGGCCCTCACGATGGTCGGCATGCGCGCCAAGAGCAGCGTGGGCGTGGCCAAGCTGTCCGCCTTCGCGCAGAGCACCGGCTATCTGATCTCGATCCCGGGCCCGCTCCTCATCGGCGTGCTCTACCAGCACAGCGGCGGCTGGGGACTGCCGATCGCGCTGATGGCGGGCCTGATGGTGCCGCAGATCATCATCGGTACGCTCGCGGGCCGCAACCGCACCGTCGAGGACGAGGTGGCGGCCAGGGCCGCGGCGGCCTGA
- a CDS encoding SGM_5486 family transporter-associated protein, with the protein MPVLDPNPQNGQKKFLIVLGAMLAITVIIGIVASIASP; encoded by the coding sequence ATGCCCGTCCTCGACCCGAACCCCCAGAACGGCCAGAAGAAGTTCCTCATCGTGCTCGGCGCGATGCTGGCCATCACCGTGATCATCGGCATCGTCGCGTCCATCGCCTCACCGTGA
- a CDS encoding SixA phosphatase family protein → MSVAEPRRIVLFRHAKADWPQVSDHERPLAERGRRDAPVAGRKLADSGIPFDLALCSTAARTRETWKLAVQELPQRPKTVYEERLYEASPGELIAVLNETPDDVRNVVLIGHNPGVQGLTDVLSGDSEGDARTRLNRRGFPTATFAVLTYSGSWKALEPGVATLVDYWAPSE, encoded by the coding sequence ATGAGCGTCGCAGAACCCCGCAGGATTGTCCTTTTCCGGCATGCGAAGGCCGACTGGCCGCAGGTCTCCGACCACGAGAGGCCCCTGGCCGAGCGAGGCCGCAGGGACGCCCCCGTCGCCGGACGCAAGCTGGCCGACAGCGGCATCCCCTTCGACCTGGCCCTGTGCTCGACCGCGGCCCGGACCCGCGAGACGTGGAAGCTCGCCGTCCAGGAGCTGCCGCAGCGGCCGAAGACCGTCTACGAAGAGCGGTTGTACGAGGCTTCTCCCGGCGAGCTGATCGCCGTGCTCAACGAGACCCCGGACGACGTGCGGAACGTCGTCCTGATCGGCCACAACCCCGGGGTGCAGGGACTGACCGACGTCCTCTCCGGGGACTCCGAGGGCGATGCCAGGACCCGGTTGAACCGCCGCGGCTTCCCGACCGCCACCTTCGCCGTCCTGACGTACTCCGGTTCGTGGAAGGCCCTTGAGCCCGGCGTGGCCACGCTAGTCGACTACTGGGCGCCCTCCGAGTAG
- the serB gene encoding phosphoserine phosphatase SerB has product MSASQPPQSADVPTLLVKIFGKDRPGITAGLFDTLAAYSVDVVDIEQVVTRGRIVLCALVTEPPAGLEGDLRSTVHSWAGSMKMQAEIISGIGDNRPRGLGRSLVTVLGHPLTSESTAAIAARITATGGNIDRIFRLAKYPVTAVEFAVSGTETESLRTALALEAARLGVDVAVVAAGLHRRAQRLVVMDVDSTLIQDEVIELFAAHAGCEDEVAEVTAAAMRGELDFEQSLHARVELLAGLDASVVDKVRSEVRLTPGARTLIRTLKRLGYQVGVVSGGFTQVTDDLKERLGLDFAQANTLEIIDGKLTGKVTGEIVDRAGKARLLRRFATEAAVPLEQTVAIGDGANDLDMLNAAGLGVAFNAKPVVREAAHTAVNVPFLDTVLYLLGITREEVEAADTHAD; this is encoded by the coding sequence ATGAGTGCTTCGCAGCCCCCTCAGTCTGCCGACGTCCCGACGCTCCTCGTCAAGATCTTCGGCAAGGACCGCCCCGGCATCACCGCCGGCCTCTTCGACACCCTCGCCGCCTACTCCGTCGACGTCGTCGACATCGAGCAGGTCGTCACCCGCGGCCGCATCGTGCTGTGCGCGCTCGTGACCGAGCCGCCCGCAGGGCTGGAGGGTGACCTGCGTTCCACCGTCCACAGCTGGGCGGGTTCCATGAAGATGCAGGCCGAGATCATCTCCGGCATCGGCGACAACCGGCCCCGCGGGCTCGGGCGTTCGCTGGTGACCGTCCTCGGCCACCCCCTGACCTCGGAGTCGACGGCCGCGATCGCCGCCCGCATCACGGCGACCGGCGGCAACATCGACCGCATCTTCCGTCTCGCCAAGTACCCGGTCACCGCGGTGGAGTTCGCGGTCTCCGGCACGGAGACGGAGTCCCTGCGCACCGCCCTCGCCCTGGAGGCCGCGCGGCTCGGCGTGGACGTCGCCGTCGTCGCGGCGGGCCTGCACCGCCGCGCCCAGCGCCTGGTCGTGATGGACGTCGACTCGACGCTCATCCAGGACGAGGTCATCGAACTCTTCGCGGCGCACGCCGGATGCGAGGACGAGGTCGCCGAGGTGACCGCGGCCGCGATGCGCGGCGAGCTGGACTTCGAGCAGTCGCTGCACGCGCGCGTGGAGCTCCTCGCGGGCCTGGACGCGTCGGTCGTCGACAAGGTCCGCTCCGAGGTCCGGCTCACGCCCGGCGCCCGCACCCTGATTCGTACGCTCAAGCGCCTCGGCTACCAAGTGGGCGTCGTCTCGGGCGGGTTCACCCAGGTCACCGATGATCTGAAGGAACGTCTTGGCCTCGACTTCGCCCAGGCCAACACCCTGGAGATCATCGACGGAAAGCTCACCGGCAAGGTGACCGGCGAGATCGTCGACCGGGCGGGCAAGGCGCGGCTGCTGCGCCGCTTCGCCACGGAGGCCGCCGTCCCGCTGGAGCAGACCGTCGCGATCGGCGACGGCGCGAACGACCTCGACATGCTGAACGCGGCCGGTCTCGGGGTCGCCTTCAACGCCAAGCCCGTGGTCCGCGAGGCCGCGCACACCGCCGTCAACGTCCCCTTCCTCGACACCGTCCTCTATCTCCTCGGCATCACCCGCGAAGAGGTCGAGGCGGCGGACACGCACGCCGACTGA
- a CDS encoding streptophobe family protein, whose translation MQTDEYRRENRGVRWGDVLLSAIAAVSWALVGMAGTAALGLHLLGADDVGSLGPMTAATVALGAGGSVTPSGDVSAFGLKGAEATTAIDIAPLGVGLVGALLLALFFLRSLRGAGSVISPGELAARLGAVIALFLAMLAGLAWAGHDIITIDGDKLGIDKGIDKGLDNLPGGIGDKLPGGIGGLLPDRLGDLAKAKAAVGFTVDTAPTLLGGAVWVAGVLLIALLASRRTPLPRGLDVLHRVVRPAVSALVAVVVVAVLAGLAAAAYAMVGDDHPGRIAGAALLGAPNGVWLGVPVGLFVPWDGRATGALTQFLPDPVDDLLTGPADKALTLGRLAELDGRVWLLGVAAALMMLFAGVLTAVRTPWARGASGRAASVREVGALGFAGRCGVRLGIVTAVGLPILVWLTGVSADASLSVFGFDAFGAGIELHGRLGPAVLLGAAWGFGAGVLGALLAVASGAAGGSVAPLALAAAGSEPGPEPSPESTVPTGAGPYRPGAPHRPPNPDTNPYLKPPPRTDGTPPPGGSSGRPPRDVSGAPTVVGPVAPPPPPRPRSRSTDWPPPPPPPPPPPEQGPPPPGRPRGSR comes from the coding sequence ATGCAGACCGATGAGTACCGACGTGAAAACCGGGGCGTGCGCTGGGGTGACGTGCTGCTCTCGGCGATCGCCGCGGTCAGCTGGGCCCTGGTCGGGATGGCGGGGACGGCCGCGCTCGGGCTGCATCTGCTGGGCGCGGACGACGTGGGCTCGCTCGGACCGATGACGGCGGCGACGGTGGCGCTCGGCGCGGGCGGTTCGGTCACGCCGTCCGGCGACGTCTCCGCGTTCGGTCTCAAGGGCGCGGAGGCGACCACGGCGATCGACATCGCGCCACTCGGCGTGGGCCTGGTCGGCGCTCTGTTGCTCGCCCTCTTCTTCTTACGCTCCCTGCGCGGCGCCGGATCGGTCATCTCGCCCGGCGAACTCGCCGCGCGCCTGGGCGCGGTGATCGCCCTCTTCCTGGCGATGCTCGCGGGGCTCGCCTGGGCGGGACACGACATCATCACGATCGACGGCGACAAACTCGGCATCGACAAGGGGATCGACAAGGGACTCGACAATCTGCCGGGCGGCATCGGCGACAAACTGCCCGGCGGGATCGGTGGCCTCCTGCCCGACCGGCTCGGCGACCTGGCGAAGGCCAAGGCCGCGGTCGGGTTCACGGTGGACACCGCGCCGACGCTGCTCGGCGGCGCGGTCTGGGTGGCCGGGGTGCTGCTCATCGCGCTGCTCGCGTCGCGCCGCACTCCACTGCCGCGCGGGCTCGACGTGCTGCACCGGGTCGTGCGGCCCGCGGTCTCCGCGCTGGTCGCGGTGGTCGTGGTCGCGGTCCTCGCGGGTCTCGCCGCGGCCGCGTACGCGATGGTGGGCGACGACCACCCGGGGCGCATCGCCGGTGCCGCGCTGCTCGGGGCGCCCAACGGCGTCTGGCTCGGTGTCCCCGTCGGGCTCTTCGTGCCGTGGGACGGCAGGGCGACGGGGGCGCTCACCCAGTTCCTGCCGGATCCGGTGGACGACCTCCTTACCGGCCCCGCCGACAAGGCGCTCACGCTCGGCAGGCTCGCCGAACTCGACGGGCGGGTCTGGCTGTTGGGGGTGGCGGCGGCGCTGATGATGCTGTTCGCGGGGGTGCTTACCGCGGTGCGGACTCCTTGGGCGCGGGGGGCGTCGGGCCGTGCCGCCTCCGTACGCGAGGTGGGCGCTCTGGGGTTCGCGGGGCGGTGCGGCGTACGGCTCGGGATCGTGACAGCGGTCGGTCTTCCGATCCTTGTGTGGCTGACCGGGGTGTCCGCCGACGCCTCGCTGTCCGTGTTCGGCTTCGACGCGTTCGGCGCGGGGATCGAACTGCACGGGCGGCTGGGGCCCGCGGTGCTGCTCGGGGCGGCGTGGGGGTTCGGCGCGGGGGTCCTGGGGGCACTTCTCGCGGTGGCGTCGGGGGCGGCGGGCGGCAGTGTCGCGCCGCTGGCACTGGCCGCGGCCGGGTCCGAGCCCGGTCCCGAGCCCTCGCCCGAGTCCACGGTGCCGACCGGCGCCGGACCCTACCGGCCCGGCGCTCCGCACCGGCCACCGAACCCCGACACGAACCCCTATCTGAAGCCGCCGCCGCGCACGGACGGCACTCCCCCGCCGGGCGGCTCCTCCGGGCGGCCGCCGCGAGACGTCTCCGGCGCGCCGACCGTGGTGGGCCCCGTCGCACCGCCACCGCCACCGCGGCCGCGGTCGCGCTCGACGGACTGGCCTCCTCCGCCGCCGCCTCCCCCACCGCCGCCGGAACAGGGGCCGCCACCCCCGGGAAGGCCACGCGGGTCCCGATAG
- a CDS encoding ABC transporter ATP-binding protein/permease: MPELVLELNGRTWTLDPSRPYTLGRDPQGDISLDDARVSWRHATISWSGRSWVIEDHGSTNGTFVQGQRIHQMEIGPGSAVHLGNATDGPRVNVSGSAQGAAAAAVSAPQQQAPQQQAAHQQAPPAQAAHAQAPHQQAHQSAPHQQAPQPQAPHQAQQQGWQQQQQHQAPQQQGWQQQPHVPQQQAQGSGGVAGAPPVYGDRSPTTFHQLALGRKMRIGRALENELVVSDLQVSRHHAEFSATPDGRFELHDLGSHNGTYVNGQPIAKSSTVLIGPNDIVGVGHSTFRIVGGQLEEFVDTGDVSFSARHLTVTVDGGKQILKDVSFGVPEKSLIAVIGPSGSGKSTLLKALTGYRPANQGDVLYDNRNLYKQFAELRQRIGLVPQDDILHKELTVKKALKYAAKLRFPADTTEAERQSRIDEVLRELKLDIHKEKKVTSLSGGQRKRVSVALELLTKPSLIFLDEPTSGLDPGMDRDVMQLLRGLADDGRTVLVVTHSVAELAICDKLLVMAPGGSVAYFGPPEEALNFFGYSTWADVFSAFENYRDYDWAGRWKGSQHYQMYAADIDAVAAQSVQMPPPQAVRPPKPQGWGSQLWTLIRRYVSVIASDKGFMGLMVILPAVLGIVSVVIPADFGLGPPKPPAKFNGDAGTIMLILAVGMCFSGAANSVRELIKERVIYERERATGLSRSAYLMSKVIVLGLITAFQGVIICGIGFAPRELPKEGLIMPPAVEICLVIIALGFTSMMFGLVISALVKTSEKTMPLLVMFAIVQVVFTGVLFQIYGSPGLEQFAWLMPSRWAIAGAGATLDLAHLMPPWDPKKPNDLDPLWEHSVGQWGLNITVLLALGVICGFAVARLLRRHEPEVMRK, encoded by the coding sequence GTGCCGGAACTCGTACTGGAATTGAATGGAAGGACCTGGACGCTCGACCCGTCCAGGCCATACACCCTCGGACGTGATCCGCAGGGAGATATCTCGCTCGACGACGCCAGGGTGTCCTGGCGTCACGCCACGATCAGCTGGAGCGGTCGCAGTTGGGTCATTGAGGATCACGGCAGCACCAATGGCACCTTCGTGCAGGGCCAGCGGATCCACCAGATGGAAATCGGCCCCGGTTCGGCCGTGCACCTCGGCAACGCGACCGACGGTCCGCGGGTGAACGTGTCCGGCAGTGCGCAGGGCGCCGCCGCGGCCGCCGTCTCGGCACCGCAGCAGCAGGCTCCCCAGCAGCAGGCCGCGCACCAGCAGGCCCCGCCCGCGCAGGCAGCTCATGCGCAGGCTCCGCACCAGCAGGCGCACCAGTCGGCCCCGCACCAGCAGGCCCCGCAGCCGCAGGCCCCTCATCAGGCACAGCAGCAGGGCTGGCAGCAACAGCAGCAGCACCAGGCGCCGCAGCAGCAGGGCTGGCAGCAGCAACCGCACGTGCCCCAGCAGCAGGCTCAGGGTTCCGGCGGTGTCGCGGGGGCCCCGCCGGTCTACGGCGACCGCAGCCCGACGACGTTCCACCAGCTGGCACTCGGCCGCAAGATGCGCATCGGCCGTGCCCTGGAGAACGAGCTCGTCGTCTCCGACCTGCAGGTCTCGCGCCACCACGCCGAGTTCAGCGCGACGCCCGACGGCCGCTTCGAGCTCCACGACCTCGGGTCGCACAACGGCACGTACGTCAACGGCCAGCCGATCGCGAAGTCCTCGACCGTCCTGATCGGCCCGAACGACATCGTCGGCGTCGGCCACTCGACCTTCCGCATCGTCGGCGGACAGCTCGAGGAGTTCGTCGACACCGGTGACGTCTCCTTCTCGGCGCGCCACCTCACGGTCACGGTCGACGGCGGCAAGCAGATCCTCAAGGACGTCTCCTTCGGCGTCCCGGAGAAGTCGCTCATCGCGGTCATCGGCCCCTCGGGTTCCGGCAAGTCCACCCTGCTCAAGGCGCTCACCGGCTACCGGCCCGCCAACCAGGGCGACGTCCTCTACGACAACCGGAACCTCTACAAGCAGTTCGCCGAGCTGCGTCAGCGCATCGGTCTGGTCCCGCAGGACGACATCCTGCACAAGGAACTGACCGTCAAGAAGGCCCTCAAGTACGCGGCCAAGCTGCGCTTCCCCGCGGACACCACCGAGGCCGAGCGCCAGTCCCGCATCGACGAGGTCCTGCGCGAGCTCAAGCTGGACATCCACAAGGAGAAGAAGGTCACCTCCCTCTCCGGTGGCCAGCGCAAGCGCGTCTCGGTGGCCTTGGAGCTCCTGACCAAGCCGTCGCTGATCTTCCTGGACGAGCCGACCTCCGGCCTCGACCCGGGCATGGACCGCGACGTCATGCAGCTCCTGCGCGGCCTCGCCGACGACGGCCGTACGGTCCTCGTCGTCACGCACTCGGTCGCCGAGCTGGCGATCTGCGACAAGCTCCTGGTGATGGCGCCGGGCGGTTCGGTGGCGTACTTCGGCCCGCCGGAGGAAGCCCTCAACTTCTTCGGCTACAGCACCTGGGCCGACGTCTTCTCCGCCTTCGAGAACTACCGCGACTACGACTGGGCGGGCCGCTGGAAGGGCTCGCAGCACTACCAGATGTACGCCGCGGACATCGACGCCGTCGCCGCGCAGTCGGTGCAGATGCCGCCGCCGCAGGCGGTCCGGCCGCCGAAGCCGCAGGGCTGGGGCTCACAGCTGTGGACCCTGATCCGCCGCTACGTCTCGGTGATCGCCTCCGACAAGGGCTTCATGGGTCTGATGGTGATCCTGCCCGCGGTCCTCGGCATCGTCAGCGTCGTGATCCCCGCCGACTTCGGCCTCGGCCCGCCGAAGCCGCCGGCCAAGTTCAACGGAGACGCGGGCACCATCATGCTGATCCTCGCGGTCGGCATGTGCTTCTCCGGAGCGGCCAACTCCGTACGTGAGCTGATCAAGGAGCGGGTCATCTACGAACGGGAACGGGCCACCGGCCTGTCCCGCTCGGCGTACCTGATGTCCAAGGTCATCGTCCTCGGCCTGATCACGGCCTTCCAGGGCGTCATCATCTGCGGCATCGGCTTCGCCCCGCGCGAGCTGCCGAAGGAGGGGCTGATCATGCCCCCCGCCGTGGAGATCTGCCTGGTCATCATCGCGCTCGGCTTCACCTCGATGATGTTCGGCCTGGTCATCTCCGCGCTGGTGAAGACCTCCGAGAAGACCATGCCGCTCCTGGTGATGTTCGCGATCGTCCAGGTCGTGTTCACCGGCGTCCTCTTCCAGATCTACGGCTCGCCGGGCCTGGAGCAGTTCGCCTGGCTGATGCCGTCCCGCTGGGCCATCGCGGGCGCGGGCGCCACGCTCGACCTCGCGCACCTGATGCCGCCGTGGGACCCGAAGAAGCCGAACGACCTGGACCCGCTCTGGGAGCACTCGGTGGGCCAGTGGGGCCTGAACATCACGGTCCTGCTCGCGCTCGGCGTCATCTGCGGCTTCGCGGTCGCGCGCCTGCTGCGGCGCCACGAGCCGGAGGTCATGCGCAAGTGA
- a CDS encoding transglycosylase SLT domain-containing protein: MSQHTTPGHSRSTVTKAQKFSIAGVATLGAAALAFSLVPGSSEAGTQATADVAPVAFAASTSAQQTVHASVTKQQSNADKQAKDAAAKAAADKKAADEAAAKKKAEDERKVKEAASRAAARKPVYANNLDGWIRQSLDIMKAKGIPGSYEGLHRNIMRESTGNPNAQNGWDVNAQNGTPSIGLLQVIQPTFNAYHVEGTSTNIYDPVANITAAANYAADKYGSMDNVNGAY; this comes from the coding sequence ATGTCCCAGCACACCACCCCTGGTCATAGTCGCTCCACCGTGACCAAGGCCCAGAAGTTCTCGATCGCCGGTGTCGCCACGCTCGGCGCCGCCGCCCTCGCGTTCTCCCTCGTGCCGGGCAGCTCCGAGGCCGGGACCCAGGCCACCGCCGACGTCGCTCCCGTGGCCTTCGCCGCGTCGACGAGCGCGCAGCAGACGGTGCACGCCAGCGTCACCAAGCAGCAGTCCAACGCCGACAAGCAGGCCAAGGACGCCGCCGCGAAGGCCGCCGCCGACAAGAAGGCCGCCGACGAGGCCGCCGCGAAGAAGAAGGCCGAGGACGAGCGCAAGGTCAAGGAGGCCGCCAGCCGCGCCGCCGCCCGCAAGCCCGTCTACGCCAACAACCTCGACGGCTGGATCCGCCAGTCCCTGGACATCATGAAGGCCAAGGGCATCCCCGGTTCCTACGAGGGCCTGCACCGCAACATCATGCGCGAGTCCACCGGCAACCCGAACGCGCAGAACGGCTGGGACGTCAACGCCCAGAACGGCACCCCGTCGATCGGCCTGCTCCAGGTCATCCAGCCGACGTTCAACGCGTACCACGTCGAGGGCACGTCGACGAACATCTACGACCCGGTCGCCAACATCACCGCCGCGGCCAACTACGCGGCCGACAAGTACGGCTCGATGGACAACGTGAACGGCGCCTACTGA
- a CDS encoding S-adenosylmethionine:tRNA ribosyltransferase-isomerase, whose protein sequence is MLGAAWHVPEALLARVPAEQRGPGLGRDAVRLLVSRGTAVTHHTFAELPALLRAGDLLVVNTSPTLPAAVDGRLGHARVVVHFSTRGEDGRWAVELRDPDGKGTTRACVGGPAGAVVRLPGDVRLVHEEPLAEGSGRLWWARVSADVPELLRRYGRPIRYSYTDRDQPLSAHQTVFALPSADGAGSAEMPSAGRPFTAALVAELVSRGVQFAPITLHTGVASQEAHEPPYPELFDVPLPSARLINAAKAGGGRVVAVGTTAVRAVESATGADGVVRAAAGRTDLLVTPERGVRVVDGLLTGLHEPEASHLLMLEAVAGRAAVDRGYAEAVCRLYLWHEFGDVHLILREDTPHRERC, encoded by the coding sequence ATGCTCGGTGCCGCGTGGCACGTGCCCGAAGCGCTGCTCGCCCGGGTCCCCGCCGAGCAGCGGGGGCCCGGGCTCGGCAGGGACGCGGTACGGCTGCTCGTCTCGCGCGGCACCGCGGTGACCCACCACACGTTCGCCGAGTTGCCCGCGCTGCTGCGGGCCGGGGACCTGCTCGTCGTCAATACGTCGCCGACCCTGCCCGCTGCCGTCGACGGGCGGCTCGGGCACGCGCGCGTGGTGGTGCACTTCTCCACGCGGGGCGAGGACGGCCGCTGGGCGGTGGAGCTGCGTGATCCGGACGGGAAAGGCACGACACGCGCGTGCGTGGGTGGTCCGGCCGGTGCGGTGGTGCGGCTGCCCGGGGACGTACGCCTCGTCCATGAGGAGCCGCTCGCGGAAGGGAGCGGGCGGCTGTGGTGGGCGCGGGTGTCGGCGGACGTGCCCGAGCTGCTGCGCCGGTACGGGCGGCCCATCCGGTACTCCTATACGGACAGGGACCAGCCGCTCTCCGCGCACCAGACCGTCTTCGCGCTCCCGTCGGCGGACGGTGCGGGCAGCGCGGAGATGCCGAGCGCGGGGCGGCCCTTCACGGCCGCGCTCGTGGCGGAGCTGGTGAGCAGGGGCGTGCAGTTCGCGCCGATCACGCTGCACACCGGCGTCGCCTCGCAGGAGGCGCACGAGCCGCCGTATCCGGAGCTCTTCGACGTGCCGCTGCCGTCGGCGCGGCTGATCAACGCGGCGAAGGCGGGCGGGGGCCGGGTCGTGGCGGTCGGGACGACGGCCGTGCGGGCCGTGGAGTCCGCGACGGGCGCCGACGGCGTGGTCCGCGCGGCGGCGGGCCGCACCGATCTCCTGGTGACTCCGGAGCGCGGGGTGCGCGTGGTGGACGGGCTGCTCACGGGGTTGCACGAGCCGGAGGCCTCGCATCTGCTGATGCTGGAGGCGGTCGCGGGGCGCGCGGCGGTCGACCGAGGTTATGCGGAGGCGGTATGCCGTCTCTACCTCTGGCACGAGTTCGGCGACGTGCACCTCATCCTCCGGGAGGACACTCCTCACCGTGAGCGTTGCTGA